ATGTCAGCGGCAGTGACAGGGTTGCCGGTAGCGGGCATTGCGTTTTGGCAGGTCACAGAGATACCAGTTTTTCCTTTCTTCAACATCTCAAAAAAAATGATGTATTGCTCCTCCGTGGATTGAACGGTCCTGTTAAATATTATTCTGTGCAATCCTTTCTGGTCAAAAGATCGAATGAACTTTATTTTGACAGCGAGGCGGATAACAGGTTGACCCTCATTACCTGTTATCCGTTCTCTGCTGTTGTTCCGGGAGGAAATTTACGCTACCTGGTTTTTGCAGAAGGTATTCCCTCAGGTGCTGTTCTCTGACCGAAAAACGCGAATTTCCCATGAGAAATGCGGGCTAAAACTTGAAACTGTTTATTATTTCAGTAACCTGATGAGACATGCTACTCAGTTTCTTTGCCCGGTTCTGGATCTGTATAGAGCTTTCGGAAAGGTCAGCAGCCGCTTCATTGACCTTACCTATGTCTCCGGAGATGG
The DNA window shown above is from Desulfomarina profundi and carries:
- a CDS encoding class GN sortase, with product MKKRFLVLYIVSLGCCVAGLLLLSLGGWIRIKAVVAGYLLSRSWEMSLESGRPVKPWPWADTWPVGRLRTADGKIDLVILEGDSGEVLAFGPGHVSGSDRVAGSGHCVLAGHRDTSFSFLQHLKKNDVLLLRGLNGPVKYYSVQSFLVKRSNELYFDSEADNRLTLITCYPFSAVVPGGNLRYLVFAEGIPSGAVL